From Parasteatoda tepidariorum isolate YZ-2023 chromosome 1, CAS_Ptep_4.0, whole genome shotgun sequence, one genomic window encodes:
- the LOC122272724 gene encoding O-acyltransferase like protein-like, whose protein sequence is MTFFTMMTLTYKWNQGMHANPGVFVSTLYGCTHRLAWTLCLAFITLSCTWGQGGIINSILSWEGFVPFARLTYLVYLVHYGLMYIYTGSIRQSMLLGHRTMIFIFFNNMILSFLTAFVLGLFFESPLMALEKAFSDGKLRKEIMPVNAVNEIVIRKNELLHEY, encoded by the exons ATGACATTCTTTACTATGATGACTTTGACTTACAAGTGGAACCAAGGAATGCACGCTAACCCAGGCGTCTTTGTTTCAACTTTATATGGCTGCACTCACAGACTGGCCTGGACTCTGTGTCTAGCGTTTATAACATTATCCTGCACTTGGGGGCAAGGCG gaatcATCAATAGTATTCTGAGTTGGGAAGGCTTTGTACCATTCGCCAGATTGACTTACCTGGTGTACCTCGTTCATTATGGTCTAATGTATATTTATACTGGGTCCATAAGGCAGTCAATGCTGTTAGGACATCGGACTATG atcttcatatttttcaacaatatgaTCCTCAGTTTCTTGACAGCTTTTGTGCTAGGTTTATTCTTTGAATCGCCTTTAATGGCATTAGAGAAAGCATTCTCGGATGGAAAactgagaaaagaaattatgcCAGTCAATGCAgtaaatgaaattgttattaGGAAGAATGAATTGCTACATGAATATTGA